The DNA sequence CGACTGACCAAAACGGAAGTCCGGGCGCCGTTTGATTGCACGGTACTGACGCGACCTGTTTCGATTGGACAAGCGGTTTCCGGTTCGGGCGGATTCAACAGCGGCACAGAAGTGCTGACAATTGCCGACCTGAACTCGATGGTGATTAATGCGCAAGTCAATCAGGCGGACATCCCGCGGCTCAAGGCGGGCGAGCCGGTGGAGGTGACCATCGAAGCGGTGCCGGGTCTGCAGGCGACCGGCGTGGTTGAGCGCATCTCGCCCCAGGCAACGATCAAAAATAATATCAAAGGTTACCCGGTGCGCATTGTGCTCAAGAACGTCGATCCCCGTGTGCGGCCCGGCATGACAGCCAACGCCCGCATCCCTGTCGCCACGGCCGCCAACGTCACCGCCGTCCCTCTTGAAGCTGTCTTTACCGAGAAAAACCCGGATACGGGCGAAATGGAGCGGTTTGTCTATGTGCAGCATGGCGGCAATTTCGAAAAGAGGAACGTGAAGGTGGGCATCTCCGATTTTTTTTATGCTGAGATACAGGACGGTTTGAAACCGGGGGAGGTGGTCTCTTTGGAAATGCCCTCTGACGAACAAGACAAGCCGAACGGGCAACTTGCAGGCCAGCACGCGGTGGCAGAAACCGCTCCGTCCGGGGCCAAACCAGCCGTTGTTGCGAGCGTCAGCCGGACTAATGCCCCGGCGGCCCTGCCGGGCGCTGCGCCAGCCGAGCCGGCGCCCAAGCTCCCTCCGGCCGCCGTCCAGCCGGGCGGCAGGGCCTCGGCTGCTGGAAAATCTTGATATGGCCCTGGTTGAACTTCGAAAGGTAAGCAAAATCTATCGCGTTGGAGAAGAAGAGATTCGCGCGCTGGACGACGTGACCCTCGATATCGAGGAAGGGGAATTCATTTCGATTATAGGCCCTTCCGGCAGCGGCAAATCGACTCTGATGCACATCCTGGGCTGTCTGGACTCACCGACACAGGGCACGATTAGGCTGGATGGCATCATGATCCACAACGCCACCGCGCGGGCTTTGGCAGCTATCCGGAACCGGAAAATAGGGTTTGTATTTCAGTTTTTCAATCTGCTGCCCAAATTGAGCGTGATGCAGAATGTTGAGTTGCCGATGATTTACAGCGGTATTCCAGGCAAGGAACGCCGGGAACGAGCCATGGCCTCTTTGGAAGCGGTCGGCATGGCCAATCGGGCCAAACACAGGCCCAGCCAGCTTTCGGGCGGCCAGCAACAGCGCGCCGCAATCGCCCGAGCGCTGGTCAACAGTCCGAGGATTGTCTTTGCGGATGAGCCGACCGGCAATCTCGACTCGCACACGGGCGAGGCCATCCTCCAGCTCTTTCGACAGCTCAGCCAGGAAGGGCGCACGATTGTGCTGGTCACTCACGACCCTGAAATTGCCGCAGTCACTCCGCGCCGAATCGAAATCCGCGATGGGAAGGTGGCGGTGCAGGTGGATTTGGCGCTGGCTGGCCTGGACCGGCGGCAAGCGCCGCAAAGCTCGACGTTTCCCACGCCTGCTAAATCAGCCGCGGGTGTGCAGTCCTAAGGACGTGTTGGGAAAATGATTGGCTCCCCTTGCTCCTCGTTCTGGTGGATGGCCTCGATTTTTCAGGACGTTTCGAGAGCGCCGGCGTCCGATTCATTCTCAACACGCGCTCGGGGGTCACGATCATGAGGGCCTCAAAGGACATGCTGGACAGCGAAACGCTTCGCCCCGCATCGGCCCAACTTGGCATC is a window from the Verrucomicrobiia bacterium genome containing:
- a CDS encoding efflux RND transporter periplasmic adaptor subunit, whose protein sequence is MKKWIILIAVAAAGAGGYFGWKQWQKKAAVADGPDRPTTAVTELRDINFAVNAAGEIAPAEQVSVRPEINGLLLTLPVDVGDHVKKDALLFKLDDSELQQTRASNLTDIDKAKLGVEKAERDFKRAQQLLADKLISQEVFDDTKTDFDLAKNSLESAQKVLAITEERLTKTEVRAPFDCTVLTRPVSIGQAVSGSGGFNSGTEVLTIADLNSMVINAQVNQADIPRLKAGEPVEVTIEAVPGLQATGVVERISPQATIKNNIKGYPVRIVLKNVDPRVRPGMTANARIPVATAANVTAVPLEAVFTEKNPDTGEMERFVYVQHGGNFEKRNVKVGISDFFYAEIQDGLKPGEVVSLEMPSDEQDKPNGQLAGQHAVAETAPSGAKPAVVASVSRTNAPAALPGAAPAEPAPKLPPAAVQPGGRASAAGKS
- a CDS encoding ABC transporter ATP-binding protein produces the protein MALVELRKVSKIYRVGEEEIRALDDVTLDIEEGEFISIIGPSGSGKSTLMHILGCLDSPTQGTIRLDGIMIHNATARALAAIRNRKIGFVFQFFNLLPKLSVMQNVELPMIYSGIPGKERRERAMASLEAVGMANRAKHRPSQLSGGQQQRAAIARALVNSPRIVFADEPTGNLDSHTGEAILQLFRQLSQEGRTIVLVTHDPEIAAVTPRRIEIRDGKVAVQVDLALAGLDRRQAPQSSTFPTPAKSAAGVQS